The Rhopalosiphum maidis isolate BTI-1 chromosome 1, ASM367621v3, whole genome shotgun sequence genome has a segment encoding these proteins:
- the LOC113548984 gene encoding ras-related protein Rab-9A-like produces the protein MKEKAILVKQNPILKVVILGNSNVGKSCLMNRFVSNSFSDHTLHTLGVEFLQKDLDVNGIVYTLQIWDTAGQERFRTLRTPFYRGTDICLLTFAVDDDQSFKTIDSWKKEFLQYSRTTDGNFPFIVVATKVDLQDRVVSKDEADKWCSEYLSAPYVETSSKTDMNIETAFTLAVEVWASTERPSELKISHTNLVKLSRPINGNAACPTAEIVSPKCC, from the exons ATGAAAGAGAAAGCTATTTTGGTTAAACAAAACCCAATACTGAAAGTAGTCATTTTGGGAAATAGTAATGTTGGAAAATCATGTCTAATGAACAGATTTGTAAGTAACAGTTTTAGTGACCATACGCTTCATACATTAGGCGTAGAATTTCTTCAAAAGGACCTCGATGTCAATGGAATCGTATATACGTTGCAG atCTGGGATACTGCTGGACAAGAAAGATTTCGTACATTACGAACACCTTTTTATAGAGGAACTGACATTTGTTTGCTAACGTTTGCTGTTGATGATGACCAAAGCTTTAAAACTATAGATTCGTGGAAAAAAGAATTCTTACAATATTCCAGGACAACTGATGGGAATTTTCCGTTTATTGTTGTTGCTACAAag GTAGACCTACAAGACCGAGTAGTTTCTAAAGATGAAGCAGACAAATGGTGTTCAGAATATCTGAGTGCTCCTTATGTTGAAACTAGTTCTAAAACAGATATGAATATAGAGACTGCATTTACTTTAGCTGTTGAAGTTTGGGCTTCAACAGAAAGACCCTCcgagttaaaaatatcacatacaaatttagttaaattatctaGACCAATTAATGGTAACGCTGCTTGTCCTACAGCTGAAATAGTATCACCTAAGTGTTGTTAA